The following coding sequences are from one Prochlorococcus sp. MIT 0604 window:
- a CDS encoding DNA-directed RNA polymerase subunit gamma — protein sequence MTNSNLRTENHFDYVKISIASPQRIMDWGQRTLPNGQVVGEVTKPETINYRTLKPEMDGLFCEKIFGPSKDWECHCGKYKRVRHRGIVCERCGVEVTESRVRRHRMGYIKLAAPVSHVWYLKGIPSYVAILLDIPLRDVEQIVYFNCYVVLDPGDHKELKYKQLLTEDEWLEIEDEIYAEDSTIENEPFVGIGAEALKQLLEDLDLNQVAEELREEITNSKGQKRAKLIKRIRVIDNFIATNAKPEWMVLDAIPVIPPDLRPMVQLDGGRFATSDLNDLYRRVINRNNRLARLQEILAPEIIVRNEKRMLQEAVDALIDNGRRGRTVVGANNRALKSLSDIIEGKQGRFRQNLLGKRVDYSGRSVIVVGPKLKMHQCGLPKEMAIELFQPFVIHRLIRQNIVNNIKAAKKLIQKADDEVMQVLQEVIEGHPILLNRAPTLHRLGIQAFEPKLVGGRAIQLHPLVCPAFNADFDGDQMAVHVPLALEAQTEARMLMLASNNILSPATGEPIVTPSQDMVLGSYYLTALQPNYQKPEFGDNNTTFASLEDVIFAFEDKRLSLHEWVWVRFNGEVEDEDEMRSPQKTKELEDGSRLELWNLRRDRFDSDNNLISRFVLTTVGRVVMNYTIIDSVSKT from the coding sequence ATGACAAACAGCAACTTAAGAACCGAAAATCACTTTGATTACGTCAAAATTTCAATAGCTTCTCCACAAAGAATTATGGATTGGGGGCAGAGAACATTGCCCAATGGACAAGTAGTTGGTGAAGTTACGAAACCAGAGACTATTAACTACAGGACACTTAAACCCGAAATGGATGGATTGTTTTGTGAAAAGATTTTTGGGCCATCTAAAGATTGGGAATGCCATTGTGGAAAGTATAAAAGAGTAAGACATCGCGGCATTGTTTGTGAGAGATGTGGGGTTGAAGTAACTGAAAGTAGAGTCAGAAGACATAGGATGGGCTATATAAAACTAGCTGCACCAGTTTCACATGTTTGGTATTTGAAAGGAATTCCTAGCTACGTTGCAATACTTTTGGATATTCCGCTTAGAGATGTAGAACAAATAGTTTATTTTAATTGTTATGTCGTTTTAGATCCAGGTGACCATAAAGAACTTAAATATAAGCAATTACTAACTGAGGATGAGTGGCTGGAAATTGAAGATGAAATTTATGCTGAAGATTCAACTATCGAAAATGAACCTTTTGTTGGAATTGGTGCAGAGGCACTGAAGCAATTACTTGAGGACCTTGATTTGAATCAGGTTGCTGAGGAGCTTAGAGAAGAAATTACTAATAGCAAAGGGCAAAAGAGAGCAAAACTTATAAAAAGGATAAGAGTTATTGATAATTTTATTGCAACTAATGCAAAACCAGAATGGATGGTTTTAGATGCAATCCCAGTCATTCCTCCTGATCTTAGACCAATGGTTCAGCTTGATGGGGGAAGATTTGCAACTTCAGATTTAAACGACTTATATAGAAGAGTTATAAATAGAAATAACAGACTAGCTAGGCTTCAAGAAATTTTAGCTCCTGAAATTATCGTAAGAAATGAAAAAAGAATGCTTCAGGAGGCGGTTGATGCCCTTATAGATAATGGAAGGAGAGGTAGAACTGTTGTTGGAGCGAATAATAGAGCTCTTAAGTCTCTTAGTGACATAATAGAAGGAAAACAAGGAAGATTTAGACAGAATCTTCTTGGTAAGCGTGTTGATTATTCAGGAAGATCTGTAATAGTTGTGGGTCCTAAATTGAAAATGCATCAGTGTGGTCTCCCAAAAGAAATGGCGATAGAGCTTTTTCAACCTTTTGTAATTCATAGATTAATACGACAAAATATTGTAAATAACATAAAAGCTGCAAAAAAATTAATACAAAAAGCCGATGACGAAGTTATGCAGGTACTTCAGGAAGTTATTGAAGGCCATCCAATTCTTTTGAATAGAGCTCCTACGCTTCATCGTTTAGGTATTCAAGCTTTTGAACCTAAATTAGTTGGAGGTAGAGCAATACAACTTCATCCTTTAGTTTGTCCTGCATTCAATGCTGACTTCGATGGAGATCAAATGGCAGTTCATGTTCCTTTAGCTTTAGAGGCTCAAACTGAAGCACGCATGCTTATGTTGGCCAGTAATAATATTCTTTCTCCTGCTACTGGAGAACCAATTGTGACTCCATCACAAGATATGGTTTTGGGATCTTATTATTTGACAGCTTTGCAACCGAATTATCAAAAACCAGAATTTGGAGATAATAACACTACTTTTGCTTCATTAGAAGATGTCATTTTTGCTTTTGAAGATAAAAGACTCAGCTTACATGAATGGGTTTGGGTTAGATTTAACGGAGAAGTTGAAGATGAAGACGAAATGCGTAGCCCACAAAAAACTAAAGAGCTAGAAGATGGCTCAAGACTAGAGCTATGGAATTTAAGAAGGGATAGATTTGACTCTGATAATAATTTAATTAGTAGATTTGTGCTGACAACTGTCGGGAGAGTGGTTATGAATTATACCATCATCGATTCTGTATCAAAGACGTAA
- the rpoB gene encoding DNA-directed RNA polymerase subunit beta: MSSSALQVAKTATYLPDLVEVQRASFKWFLEKGLIEELQNFSPISDYTGKLELHFIGEEYRLKRPRHDVEEAKRRDATFASQMYVTCRLINKETGEIKEQEVFIGELPLMTERGTFIINGAERVIVNQIVRSPGVYFKDELDKNGRRTYNASVIPNRGAWLKFETDKNNLLYVRVDKTRKINAHVLMRAMGLSDNDVVDKLRHPEFYQNSIESANEEGINSEDQALLELYKKLRPGEPPSVSGGQQLLHSRFFDPKRYDLGRVGRYKINKKLRLTVPDDVRTLTHEDVLSTIDYLINLELDIGGASLDDIDHLGNRRVRSVGELLQNQVRVGLNRLERIIKERMTVGETDSLTPAQLVNPKPLVAAIKEFFGSSQLSQFMDQTNPLAELTHKRRISALGPGGLTRERAGFAVRDIHPSHYGRLCPIETPEGPNAGLINSLATHARVNEYGFIETPFWEVNNGKVIKEGNPVYLSADLEDECRVAPGDVATDKDGNIIANLIPVRYRQDFEKVPPYQVDYVQLSPVQVISVATSLIPFLEHDDANRALMGSNMQRQAVPLLRPERPLVGTGLESQVARDSGMVPITKVNGIVSYVDANEIVVKDEHGNEHFHYLQKYQRSNQDTCLNQRPIVKIGDRVISGQVLADGSACEGGEIALGQNVLIAYMPWEGYNYEDAILVSERMVTDDLYTSVHIEKYEIEARQTKLGPEEITREIPNISEESLNNLDEMGIIRIGAFVESGDILVGKVTPKGESDQPPEEKLLRAIFGEKARDVRDNSLRVPKTEKGRVLDVRIYTREQGDELPPGANMVVRVYVAQRRKIQVGDKMAGRHGNKGIISRILPREDMPYLPDGTPVDIVLNPLGVPSRMNVGQVFELLMGWAASNLNCRVKVVPFDEMYGAEKSHQTVQAFLEEASKQPGKAWVYNPDDPGKLLLKDGRTGEPFDQPVAVGYSHFLKLVHLVDDKIHARSTGPYSLVTQQPLGGKAQQGGQRLGEMEVWALEAYGAAYTLQELLTVKSDDMQGRNEALNAIVKGKPIPRPGTPESFKVLMRELQSLGLDIGVYTDEGKEVDLMQDVNPRRNTPSRPTYESLGTSEYEED, from the coding sequence ATGAGCAGTAGCGCTTTACAGGTAGCAAAAACAGCTACTTATCTACCAGATTTAGTTGAAGTACAAAGAGCAAGCTTTAAATGGTTTTTAGAAAAGGGTTTAATAGAAGAACTACAAAATTTTTCTCCCATTTCTGATTACACAGGTAAATTAGAATTACATTTTATTGGTGAAGAGTACAGGTTAAAAAGACCTAGGCATGATGTTGAGGAAGCCAAAAGAAGAGATGCTACATTTGCATCTCAAATGTATGTAACTTGCAGGCTAATTAATAAAGAGACAGGGGAAATTAAAGAACAAGAAGTATTTATTGGAGAATTACCATTAATGACTGAAAGGGGAACTTTCATCATAAATGGAGCTGAAAGAGTAATTGTTAATCAAATTGTTCGAAGTCCTGGAGTATATTTCAAAGATGAACTTGATAAAAATGGCCGAAGAACTTACAACGCTAGTGTTATCCCTAATAGAGGTGCTTGGCTAAAATTCGAGACTGACAAAAATAATTTACTTTACGTTAGAGTTGACAAAACTAGAAAAATTAATGCTCATGTTCTTATGAGAGCGATGGGTCTTTCAGATAATGATGTGGTCGATAAACTTAGGCATCCTGAGTTTTATCAAAACTCAATTGAGTCTGCTAATGAAGAGGGTATAAATTCAGAAGATCAAGCATTACTTGAGCTATACAAGAAGCTACGTCCTGGTGAACCACCCTCTGTCTCTGGAGGACAACAGCTATTACATAGTAGATTTTTTGATCCTAAAAGATACGATTTAGGCCGAGTTGGTAGATACAAAATAAATAAAAAATTGAGGCTTACTGTACCAGACGATGTGAGAACACTTACCCATGAAGATGTTCTTTCTACCATTGATTATTTAATAAACCTAGAATTGGATATTGGCGGCGCTAGTCTGGATGATATCGACCACCTTGGTAATCGAAGGGTTAGATCTGTGGGAGAACTGCTTCAAAATCAAGTTAGGGTTGGACTTAATCGTTTAGAGAGAATCATCAAAGAAAGAATGACTGTTGGGGAAACAGATTCCTTAACTCCCGCTCAACTAGTCAATCCCAAACCTTTAGTTGCTGCTATAAAGGAATTTTTTGGTTCCAGTCAATTAAGCCAGTTTATGGATCAAACTAATCCGCTGGCTGAATTAACACACAAGAGAAGAATCTCAGCATTAGGTCCAGGAGGTTTAACTAGAGAAAGAGCTGGCTTTGCGGTAAGAGATATACACCCTTCACATTATGGAAGATTATGCCCTATCGAGACTCCTGAAGGTCCTAATGCAGGACTTATAAATTCTTTGGCTACCCACGCAAGAGTTAATGAGTATGGTTTTATTGAAACACCTTTTTGGGAAGTTAATAACGGTAAAGTTATTAAAGAAGGTAATCCTGTTTATCTTTCTGCTGATCTAGAAGATGAGTGTAGGGTGGCTCCTGGAGACGTCGCAACTGATAAGGATGGCAACATAATCGCAAATCTAATACCAGTGAGATATAGACAGGATTTTGAAAAAGTTCCTCCTTATCAAGTTGATTACGTTCAGCTTTCTCCGGTTCAGGTGATTTCAGTTGCGACTTCACTTATTCCTTTCTTGGAACATGATGATGCTAATAGAGCTCTAATGGGATCAAATATGCAACGCCAAGCGGTTCCTTTGCTCAGGCCAGAACGACCTTTAGTTGGTACAGGTTTAGAATCTCAAGTTGCTAGAGATTCGGGGATGGTTCCCATAACAAAAGTTAATGGAATTGTATCTTACGTTGACGCTAATGAAATTGTCGTTAAAGACGAGCATGGTAATGAACATTTTCATTATCTTCAGAAATATCAAAGATCAAATCAAGATACTTGCCTCAACCAAAGACCTATAGTGAAAATTGGAGATAGAGTTATATCTGGTCAGGTTTTAGCAGATGGATCTGCTTGCGAAGGAGGGGAAATAGCCCTTGGCCAAAATGTTTTAATCGCTTACATGCCATGGGAGGGATACAACTATGAAGATGCAATACTTGTGAGCGAGAGGATGGTAACTGATGATTTATATACTTCAGTCCATATCGAAAAATATGAAATTGAAGCAAGACAAACGAAGCTAGGACCTGAAGAAATCACACGAGAGATTCCTAATATCTCTGAAGAAAGCTTGAATAATCTTGATGAGATGGGAATTATTAGGATTGGTGCTTTTGTCGAGAGTGGAGATATACTTGTCGGAAAAGTGACTCCAAAAGGGGAATCAGACCAACCACCTGAAGAAAAACTTTTAAGAGCTATTTTTGGTGAAAAGGCTCGAGATGTGAGAGACAATTCACTCAGAGTACCCAAAACTGAAAAGGGAAGGGTTTTAGATGTTCGCATTTATACTAGAGAACAAGGTGATGAATTACCTCCTGGAGCCAATATGGTTGTAAGAGTTTACGTTGCTCAGAGAAGGAAAATTCAAGTAGGTGACAAAATGGCTGGAAGGCACGGAAATAAGGGAATTATTAGCAGAATCTTACCAAGAGAAGATATGCCTTATTTGCCCGATGGAACGCCTGTAGACATAGTTCTTAATCCCTTAGGGGTCCCAAGTCGGATGAATGTAGGTCAAGTTTTTGAATTATTGATGGGTTGGGCAGCCTCCAACTTAAATTGTCGAGTTAAAGTTGTTCCATTTGATGAAATGTATGGAGCTGAAAAATCACATCAAACTGTTCAAGCATTTTTAGAGGAAGCATCAAAACAACCAGGTAAAGCATGGGTTTACAATCCTGATGACCCTGGAAAGTTATTACTTAAAGATGGAAGAACAGGGGAACCCTTCGATCAGCCAGTTGCCGTCGGATACTCTCACTTCCTTAAATTAGTACATTTGGTGGATGATAAAATTCATGCTAGATCTACTGGTCCATACTCTTTAGTTACACAGCAACCATTAGGTGGTAAAGCTCAGCAAGGTGGACAAAGGCTTGGAGAAATGGAAGTATGGGCTCTTGAAGCTTATGGAGCCGCTTATACTCTTCAGGAATTGTTAACTGTTAAATCTGATGATATGCAAGGAAGAAATGAAGCTCTCAATGCAATTGTAAAAGGTAAACCGATCCCAAGACCTGGTACTCCTGAGTCATTCAAAGTTCTTATGAGGGAATTACAATCTCTAGGCTTGGATATAGGGGTTTATACAGATGAAGGGAAAGAGGTAGATTTAATGCAAGATGTAAATCCTAGAAGAAATACTCCATCAAGGCCGACATACGAATCACTCGGAACCTCTGAATATGAGGAAGATTAA
- a CDS encoding TatD family hydrolase, translated as MSEIELIDSHCHLIFENFEKDLEDVVLRLRSSGVKKLVHACCELTEIPKLKKISHEFNEIYYSVGLHPLEAKKWEESSKSLLRKSAQEDRRVVAIGELGLDFFKNKNKTQQIEALIPQLELANELKLPVIIHCRDAAKEMIEICSDLSKNGKCPNGVLHCWTGTPKEMMQFLDLGFYISFSGIVTFPKAYEIHECAKIVPSDKYLIETDSPFLAPVPHRGKRNEPAFVEKVANFMADLRSTELITIARESSKNAEDLFKFDLLI; from the coding sequence ATGAGCGAAATCGAACTCATAGACTCCCACTGTCATTTAATATTTGAAAATTTCGAAAAAGATCTTGAAGATGTTGTTCTAAGATTACGCTCTTCAGGTGTAAAAAAATTAGTTCATGCTTGTTGTGAATTAACAGAAATTCCAAAGTTGAAAAAAATATCTCATGAATTTAATGAAATTTACTATTCAGTTGGTTTGCATCCCCTTGAAGCAAAAAAATGGGAAGAGAGCTCAAAATCTCTTTTAAGAAAATCAGCACAAGAAGATAGAAGGGTAGTTGCTATTGGGGAATTAGGATTGGATTTTTTTAAAAATAAAAATAAAACTCAGCAAATTGAAGCACTTATTCCTCAACTGGAGTTAGCAAATGAACTTAAATTACCTGTAATCATCCATTGCAGAGATGCCGCAAAAGAAATGATTGAGATATGTAGTGATCTCTCAAAAAACGGAAAATGTCCTAATGGTGTACTTCATTGTTGGACGGGAACTCCAAAAGAAATGATGCAATTCTTAGATCTTGGATTTTACATCAGTTTTAGTGGAATAGTAACTTTCCCAAAAGCATATGAAATTCATGAGTGTGCCAAAATAGTTCCTAGTGATAAATACTTAATTGAAACTGACTCACCATTTTTAGCTCCTGTCCCTCATAGGGGTAAAAGAAATGAACCTGCGTTTGTTGAAAAAGTTGCCAATTTTATGGCAGATTTAAGATCTACTGAATTAATCACAATTGCTAGAGAGTCATCTAAGAATGCTGAAGATTTGTTTAAATTTGACTTGTTAATTTGA
- the rpsT gene encoding 30S ribosomal protein S20 gives MANNKSAKKRIQIAERNRLINKSYKSTVRTLTKKTLENCEKYKKNPNEDNENLVKTSLNKAFSLIDKAVKKNVLHKNNGANKKSKINNLVKTTLTSK, from the coding sequence GTGGCCAATAACAAATCAGCAAAAAAGAGAATACAAATTGCCGAAAGAAATCGTTTAATAAATAAGTCATATAAATCTACTGTTAGGACTTTAACTAAAAAAACCTTAGAGAATTGTGAAAAATATAAAAAAAATCCGAATGAGGATAACGAAAATCTAGTGAAAACAAGTCTAAATAAAGCTTTTAGCTTAATTGATAAAGCAGTGAAAAAAAATGTTCTTCACAAGAATAACGGTGCTAACAAAAAATCGAAAATCAACAATTTAGTAAAAACTACACTCACAAGTAAGTAA